The following coding sequences are from one Calothrix sp. PCC 6303 window:
- a CDS encoding DUF4351 domain-containing protein: protein MTRFIHDQFAKDYLEELLKDYGEVKPSEKVSGEIKEIDVLFTPSARQTANLQLLGLLGRFAEYPAILEPFRNPASSDEICDCIVKLLEVKAELRREAKGNKTKLQEETIPKLWVLTPTASPAILSSFNVNRKEEFVPGVYFLGDALRTAIVAIHQLPLTPETLWLRVLGRGRVQEQAIVELQALPLNHPYQQATLELVYNLRENLRVNQELEEEDRELIMRLEPLYQRDKEQAIQSGEQRLILRLLNCRIGEINASLIERVRGLSIEQLENLGEALLDFSGVADLEAWLNQQEG from the coding sequence ATGACGCGCTTTATACATGACCAATTCGCCAAAGACTACCTTGAAGAGTTACTAAAAGATTATGGAGAAGTTAAGCCATCAGAAAAAGTTTCTGGAGAGATTAAAGAAATAGATGTTTTATTTACTCCTTCAGCGCGACAAACCGCTAATTTACAACTGCTAGGGTTGCTGGGAAGATTTGCCGAATATCCTGCAATATTAGAGCCATTTCGCAATCCTGCTTCTAGCGATGAAATCTGCGATTGCATAGTGAAATTATTAGAAGTCAAAGCCGAACTGCGACGGGAAGCTAAGGGAAACAAAACCAAACTCCAAGAAGAGACAATACCCAAATTGTGGGTTCTGACTCCAACTGCATCTCCAGCAATATTATCCAGCTTTAACGTTAACCGAAAAGAGGAATTTGTTCCTGGAGTATACTTTTTAGGTGATGCCTTACGGACAGCAATTGTTGCCATACACCAACTACCGCTCACACCAGAAACGTTATGGTTGAGGGTTTTGGGTAGGGGAAGGGTTCAGGAACAAGCCATTGTCGAGCTGCAAGCGCTACCATTAAATCATCCATACCAGCAAGCAACACTCGAATTAGTTTATAACCTGCGCGAAAATTTGAGAGTAAATCAAGAATTAGAAGAAGAGGACAGGGAGTTAATTATGCGATTGGAACCACTTTATCAAAGAGACAAAGAACAAGCTATACAGTCAGGAGAGCAACGTTTAATTCTGCGTTTGCTCAATTGCCGTATTGGTGAAATTAATGCATCATTAATCGAGCGAGTTCGAGGACTATCGATCGAACAATTAGAGAATTTAGGAGAGGCATTGTTAGACTTTTCTGGTGTTGCCGATTTAGAAGCTTGGTTGAATCAACAAGAAGGATAA
- a CDS encoding McrC family protein: protein MSVTSPQIIELTEYVPKLLPRSLLSDAVGEMLWRDYGNQVNVDFPSPKTGDRWRLTAQGWVGHIPLTSENHIALRPKVKLGNLLGMLEYAYDLKSFHFLEGLVDCQTLEEFYERLADIFARRIFNRGRQGFYCAYIPKTEHLPYVRGRIDIRQMVTRPWDTNIQCHYEEHTADVEENQILAWTLWCIARSGLCTERVMPTVRRAYHLLQGLVTLQQCNPRTCIGRQYNRLNEDYRSLHALCRFFLEHIAPSHETGANATLPFLVNMSQLYERFVALWLKAHREKALKRQALDIQSQERVYLGQAQTLYFDIDLVIYDTATGIAKYVLDTKYKAADKPASGDISQMVAYAEAKGCQEAILIYPTPLAEPLNIKVGNIRVRSLTFSLAGDLEQAGYDFLQNLLGVDILALVGE, encoded by the coding sequence ATGAGTGTAACATCGCCACAAATAATAGAGTTAACTGAGTACGTTCCAAAGTTATTGCCGCGATCGCTGCTTTCCGATGCGGTGGGAGAAATGTTGTGGCGTGATTATGGTAATCAGGTGAATGTGGACTTCCCTTCTCCAAAAACAGGCGATCGCTGGCGACTAACTGCTCAAGGATGGGTTGGTCATATTCCCTTAACAAGTGAAAATCACATTGCCCTGCGTCCCAAAGTCAAGCTAGGTAATCTTCTGGGAATGCTGGAGTATGCCTATGACCTCAAAAGTTTTCACTTTTTGGAGGGACTGGTTGATTGCCAAACTTTGGAGGAATTTTATGAACGGCTGGCTGATATTTTTGCTCGTCGCATTTTTAACCGAGGTCGTCAGGGTTTTTACTGTGCTTACATCCCCAAGACAGAACATTTGCCTTATGTTCGGGGACGTATTGATATACGACAGATGGTGACTCGACCGTGGGATACTAATATCCAGTGCCATTATGAAGAACATACCGCAGACGTTGAAGAAAATCAAATTCTCGCTTGGACGCTTTGGTGTATTGCTCGTAGCGGTTTGTGTACGGAACGGGTAATGCCAACGGTGCGCCGTGCGTATCATTTACTACAGGGATTGGTGACATTGCAACAATGCAATCCGAGAACTTGTATAGGACGACAATATAACCGCCTAAATGAAGACTATCGTTCCCTGCACGCGCTTTGCCGCTTCTTTTTGGAACATATTGCACCTAGTCATGAAACAGGTGCAAACGCGACGTTACCCTTTTTAGTTAATATGTCGCAACTTTACGAACGCTTTGTGGCTCTTTGGCTGAAAGCGCATCGGGAAAAGGCACTAAAAAGGCAAGCGTTAGATATCCAGTCCCAAGAAAGAGTTTATTTAGGTCAGGCTCAGACATTATACTTTGACATTGACTTAGTAATCTATGATACAGCAACAGGGATAGCCAAATATGTTTTAGATACAAAGTACAAAGCTGCTGATAAACCAGCTTCTGGTGATATTAGTCAGATGGTTGCCTATGCGGAAGCGAAAGGATGTCAGGAGGCAATTTTAATTTATCCAACACCCTTGGCAGAACCGTTGAATATCAAAGTTGGTAATATTCGAGTTCGCAGTTTGACTTTTTCTCTTGCAGGAGATTTAGAACAGGCGGGTTATGATTTTTTACAGAATTTACTGGGTGTTGATATTTTGGCTCTTGTTGGGGAATAG
- a CDS encoding McrB family protein: MSINKLYNDRKVFISEKNNEFIKLFKEFISSYPYTQDGLRHQKVYHEQRQKARENFQAIVSANESGEDINEIVLLQLLPYAQTINNSKRNVWIHHAPAITKDIREWFEGAGWTKVEDWSKIAQAIFNFVCRCNNYPNQLAEACKEFSKLDYSKGFQIGMLTPILNALRPDDFLLINKKSRPVINYFTGESHNQKLTDYPAINAIGKTLIAELAPHMRQSGIPSMRDDDLFDMFCHWLVAVKKYDFIGKESPPMDEVSEFTFDVEAIEMQPEYSLSQCALDTGIEEKTLENWLKAIERKKQAIFYGPPGTGKTYVAQKLAKYLVGGSNGFVDIIQFHPAYTYEDFVQGIRPQRIDGELDYPLVNGRFLDFCEEAYRRQSICVLIIDEINRANVARVFGELMYLLEYHNEKIPLAAGELFSIPTNVRIIGTMNTADRSIALVDYALRRRFAFIPLCPNYEILRCRHLDSGFPVEKLIQKLNELNKAISNPHFVVGISYFLRDDLVDQIESIWQLEIEPYLEEYFFDQPSKVEQFRWNEVKKEIDL; the protein is encoded by the coding sequence ATGAGTATAAATAAACTATATAATGACCGAAAGGTTTTTATTTCAGAGAAAAATAACGAATTTATCAAATTATTTAAAGAATTTATTAGTTCTTATCCTTATACCCAGGATGGATTACGTCATCAGAAGGTATACCATGAGCAGCGCCAGAAAGCAAGGGAGAATTTTCAGGCAATTGTTTCTGCCAATGAGTCTGGAGAAGATATAAATGAAATAGTTCTGCTACAACTTCTCCCCTATGCACAAACAATTAACAATAGTAAAAGAAATGTTTGGATTCATCATGCCCCGGCAATCACCAAAGATATTAGAGAGTGGTTTGAAGGTGCAGGTTGGACAAAAGTAGAAGACTGGTCCAAAATAGCTCAAGCAATTTTTAATTTCGTTTGTCGCTGTAATAATTACCCTAATCAATTGGCAGAAGCTTGTAAGGAGTTTTCAAAATTAGATTATAGTAAAGGCTTCCAAATAGGGATGCTCACACCTATCCTGAATGCACTTCGACCGGATGATTTTTTGTTAATCAATAAGAAATCACGACCAGTTATCAATTACTTTACAGGAGAATCTCATAATCAGAAGCTAACAGATTATCCAGCTATTAATGCGATAGGAAAAACATTAATTGCAGAATTGGCTCCTCATATGCGTCAGTCTGGTATACCATCTATGCGAGATGATGACTTATTTGATATGTTTTGTCATTGGTTGGTTGCTGTTAAAAAGTATGATTTTATTGGTAAGGAAAGCCCGCCAATGGATGAGGTTAGCGAATTTACTTTTGATGTTGAAGCAATAGAAATGCAACCAGAATATTCCCTCAGTCAATGTGCATTGGATACTGGAATCGAAGAGAAGACGCTTGAAAACTGGTTAAAGGCAATAGAGCGTAAAAAGCAGGCGATTTTCTACGGACCTCCAGGCACAGGTAAAACATATGTTGCCCAAAAACTGGCTAAATATTTGGTTGGAGGTAGCAATGGTTTTGTGGATATTATCCAATTTCACCCTGCTTATACTTATGAGGACTTCGTACAAGGCATTCGCCCACAACGAATTGATGGAGAACTTGATTATCCACTAGTTAATGGACGGTTTCTCGATTTTTGTGAGGAAGCATATCGCCGTCAAAGTATATGCGTACTGATTATAGATGAAATAAACCGTGCCAATGTTGCCCGCGTTTTTGGTGAGTTGATGTATTTGTTGGAGTACCACAACGAAAAAATACCTTTGGCAGCAGGTGAGCTGTTTAGCATTCCCACAAATGTACGAATTATCGGCACAATGAACACGGCAGACCGCTCAATTGCGTTAGTAGACTATGCCCTTCGTCGTCGCTTTGCTTTTATTCCTCTGTGCCCAAACTATGAGATTCTGCGCTGTCGTCACTTAGATAGTGGTTTTCCGGTGGAGAAGTTGATTCAAAAGCTGAACGAGTTGAACAAAGCAATTAGTAATCCCCACTTCGTTGTGGGTATCAGCTATTTCCTGCGAGATGACTTAGTTGACCAAATTGAGAGTATTTGGCAACTTGAGATTGAGCCATATTTGGAAGAATATTTCTTTGACCAGCCTAGTAAAGTTGAACAGTTTCGCTGGAACGAAGTCAAGAAGGAAATTGACCTATGA
- a CDS encoding GNAT family N-acetyltransferase produces the protein MTTDAQIKIESIDNYSQHLATVIKLWRANSKTLGNLPKGAFEERAAHRQILVALDSEGSCVGYLLYRRSRDWFAIAHLCIDPDCRGKGVAKQLVDRLKQITTSSRGIRLSCRRDYNLQGMWSSFGFIACKDTEGRSKKKKTILTRWVFEHNPLPLFSTMIQQQLESRLCAVIAPDIFWDLYTLKNDDSIDSEEGNILLADWVQTELNLCINDEILNQINRIDNSQERDSQRCFAESFTCLPCNNQRLEDNFNLLQEIIIRYNLKIHESNLRYIARSITSESNVFLTRDKQLLDLADVIYENFRFSVIHPEELILRLDELRDKPDYQPVRLSGTSLEQIQVQSGQEEFLANYFHNSKLKESQVEFQQKLRRYLAEHNKFECVVVRESDTSTFALIVYGKQKKHELEIPILRVGNHNLSSTLARHIIFKSILKSASEQRHFTRITDPYLEDAVTEAIQEDAFVKVLNGWLKANLSVVKTSSELSEYITSLVSNFGDEYDFIRKLANNLNNENIVIDAQSSVDIERFLFPAKITNYEIPTFIIPIQPRWASCLFDEHLANQMLPLDGFGAKPELAFNREAVYYRAIRNSRGLNAPCRILWYISETQREGKGKGFYNVRHIRACSYVDEVIIGKPKELYRRFQRLGVYQLSDVESISKDRKTGNIMAIRFSNTELFNNPVSYQELQQVLNKDNLLLVSPNKINKESFIRLYNLRNR, from the coding sequence GTGACAACTGACGCACAAATCAAAATTGAATCGATAGATAATTATTCTCAACACTTAGCAACAGTCATAAAACTGTGGCGAGCGAACTCAAAAACACTTGGTAACTTGCCCAAAGGAGCATTTGAGGAACGAGCAGCGCATCGTCAAATCCTTGTAGCGCTTGATTCTGAAGGTAGCTGCGTTGGGTATCTATTATATCGACGTTCGCGGGACTGGTTTGCGATCGCTCATCTATGTATCGATCCAGATTGTCGGGGTAAGGGAGTAGCCAAACAACTTGTTGATCGCCTCAAGCAAATAACAACATCTTCTCGCGGAATTAGGCTCAGTTGCCGTCGAGATTATAACCTACAAGGAATGTGGTCGAGCTTTGGTTTTATTGCCTGTAAGGATACAGAAGGTAGGAGTAAAAAGAAGAAAACAATTCTTACTCGCTGGGTATTTGAACACAATCCCCTTCCTCTATTTTCTACAATGATTCAGCAACAACTTGAGTCTAGGTTGTGTGCTGTAATTGCTCCTGATATTTTCTGGGATTTATATACTCTTAAAAATGACGATTCGATTGATAGTGAAGAGGGAAATATATTACTAGCTGACTGGGTACAGACTGAATTGAATTTGTGCATAAATGATGAAATTTTGAATCAAATTAACCGAATTGATAACAGTCAAGAGAGGGATAGTCAGCGTTGTTTTGCAGAATCTTTTACTTGCTTACCTTGCAACAATCAAAGATTGGAGGATAATTTCAATCTTTTACAAGAAATAATCATCAGATATAATTTGAAAATTCATGAATCTAACTTACGTTATATTGCTAGGAGTATCACATCCGAATCTAATGTATTTTTAACTAGAGATAAGCAATTATTAGACTTAGCAGATGTAATCTATGAAAACTTTAGGTTTTCGGTTATTCATCCTGAAGAACTTATTTTGCGGCTAGATGAACTGAGGGATAAACCTGACTACCAGCCTGTACGTCTTTCTGGTACATCCTTAGAACAAATACAGGTTCAAAGTGGACAAGAAGAATTTTTAGCTAATTATTTTCATAACTCTAAATTAAAAGAGAGTCAAGTAGAGTTTCAGCAGAAATTACGACGTTATTTAGCTGAACATAATAAATTTGAATGTGTTGTTGTGAGAGAGTCTGATACTAGTACATTTGCTTTAATTGTGTATGGAAAGCAGAAAAAACATGAACTAGAAATCCCGATACTTAGAGTTGGAAATCATAATCTCTCGTCTACTCTTGCACGTCACATAATTTTTAAATCTATATTGAAATCTGCTAGCGAACAGCGACATTTTACAAGAATAACTGACCCATATCTAGAAGATGCTGTTACCGAAGCTATTCAAGAAGATGCTTTTGTAAAGGTTCTGAATGGGTGGCTGAAAGCAAATTTATCGGTTGTAAAAACTTCCTCTGAATTATCAGAGTATATTACTAGTTTAGTCTCTAATTTTGGAGATGAATATGATTTTATTAGGAAACTTGCTAATAATCTTAATAACGAAAATATAGTTATAGATGCTCAATCATCAGTAGATATTGAACGATTTCTTTTTCCGGCAAAAATTACTAATTATGAAATTCCTACCTTTATTATCCCTATTCAACCTAGATGGGCTTCATGTTTATTTGATGAACATTTAGCGAATCAAATGCTTCCTTTGGATGGATTTGGAGCTAAACCAGAATTAGCATTTAATCGTGAAGCAGTTTACTATCGAGCCATAAGAAACTCTAGGGGATTAAATGCCCCTTGTCGAATTCTTTGGTATATTAGCGAGACTCAACGTGAAGGTAAAGGTAAAGGTTTTTACAATGTCCGTCATATTCGTGCTTGTTCTTATGTAGATGAGGTAATTATTGGTAAACCCAAAGAGCTTTACCGACGTTTTCAAAGATTAGGAGTTTATCAATTAAGTGATGTTGAAAGTATATCAAAAGATAGAAAAACTGGAAATATTATGGCAATTCGCTTTAGTAATACAGAATTATTTAATAATCCTGTATCTTATCAAGAGTTACAGCAAGTTTTGAATAAAGATAATTTGTTACTTGTCTCTCCCAATAAAATTAATAAAGAGTCATTTATAAGGTTGTATAATTTAAGAAATAGATAA
- a CDS encoding Eco29kI family restriction endonuclease, giving the protein MPLEVFQAPATLRDQLIEFQSRQQCHPLTELEDFKEELAGYVGIYLLYYRGEFPLYSGIRVANQNSCCMPIYIGKAENPGKRTGKGSVAGGLIGRLREHRSSIRQTTNLDVADFDFTVLAMAVDLVAWGEAVLIRHFQPLWCSVISGFGIHAPGKGRGAQMRSMWDEIHPGRLFAVQLPGNPVTVGSLQTQVGQHCQNLAVRLGCPVEDGG; this is encoded by the coding sequence ATGCCCTTAGAGGTTTTTCAGGCACCTGCCACTTTACGCGACCAATTAATTGAGTTTCAATCTAGACAGCAATGCCATCCTCTCACCGAACTGGAAGATTTTAAAGAAGAGTTGGCTGGCTATGTGGGTATCTATTTACTTTATTACAGGGGAGAATTTCCCTTGTATTCAGGTATTCGGGTTGCGAACCAAAATTCTTGCTGTATGCCGATTTATATTGGCAAGGCTGAGAATCCAGGCAAGCGTACTGGTAAGGGAAGCGTTGCGGGAGGGTTAATTGGGCGTTTGCGGGAACATCGCAGTTCCATCCGCCAAACCACAAATCTTGATGTTGCGGATTTTGATTTTACGGTGTTGGCGATGGCGGTTGATTTGGTTGCTTGGGGGGAAGCTGTTTTGATACGGCACTTCCAACCCCTATGGTGCAGCGTTATTTCTGGCTTTGGTATCCATGCACCCGGTAAGGGACGAGGGGCACAGATGCGTTCGATGTGGGATGAAATACATCCCGGACGGTTGTTTGCGGTACAGTTACCAGGGAATCCGGTTACAGTTGGGAGTTTGCAAACCCAGGTAGGACAACACTGTCAGAATTTAGCGGTGCGGTTGGGGTGTCCGGTGGAGGATGGGGGTTAA
- a CDS encoding DNA cytosine methyltransferase, producing the protein MKSVELFTGAGGLAIATAKAGFHHLALVERDKHSCHTIRENQQRGVSVVRDWCVHQMDVVDFDFSTVGGEIDLLAGGPPCQPFSIGGRHGAHLDERDMFPRFFQAVRELRPKAFLIENVRGLLRQNFINYFEYITLQLAHPELQPKQDESWVDHLARLERHHNSGASDDLGYRVTFRLLNAADYGVPQKRERVFIVGFRDDLNANWSFPEPTHTEEALIWHKWVTGEYWEKHGISSHDRPEIPARLRSRLQRFGANLLGTVSEAIPKGIASPWCTVRDAISDLPPPENVDLAASIPNHVYIPGARSYPGHTGSPLDEPAKTLKAGVHGVPGGENMLALPSGKVRYFTVREAARLQTFPDDYYFPCTWGESMRQIGNAVPVTLAYIIAASIRNHLQELTVGKKVVSRSGKI; encoded by the coding sequence GTGAAATCAGTAGAGTTATTTACGGGTGCTGGAGGTTTGGCGATCGCAACAGCTAAGGCTGGCTTCCATCATTTAGCACTCGTCGAACGCGATAAGCACAGTTGCCACACCATTCGGGAAAATCAACAGCGCGGGGTATCTGTTGTTAGAGATTGGTGCGTCCATCAGATGGATGTGGTGGATTTCGATTTTTCTACTGTTGGTGGGGAAATAGATTTATTGGCTGGTGGTCCACCCTGTCAACCGTTTTCGATTGGTGGTAGGCATGGTGCCCATCTTGACGAACGGGATATGTTTCCCCGGTTTTTTCAAGCGGTGCGGGAGTTACGTCCCAAAGCCTTTTTGATTGAGAATGTGCGGGGGTTGCTGCGTCAAAATTTTATCAATTATTTTGAATACATTACGTTGCAGCTCGCCCATCCCGAATTACAGCCCAAACAGGATGAGTCCTGGGTTGACCATTTGGCACGCTTGGAACGCCATCACAATAGTGGTGCTAGTGATGACCTTGGTTATCGGGTTACTTTTAGGTTGCTGAATGCGGCTGATTATGGTGTACCGCAGAAGCGGGAACGGGTTTTTATCGTGGGTTTTCGTGACGATTTGAATGCTAATTGGTCTTTTCCCGAACCAACCCACACCGAAGAAGCTTTGATTTGGCACAAGTGGGTGACGGGTGAGTATTGGGAGAAGCACGGTATTTCTAGTCATGACCGTCCAGAAATACCAGCGAGATTGCGATCGCGTCTACAACGATTTGGAGCAAATTTGTTAGGTACGGTAAGCGAAGCTATCCCGAAGGGAATCGCCTCTCCCTGGTGTACGGTCCGGGATGCTATTTCTGACTTGCCACCGCCTGAAAACGTCGATCTAGCGGCATCGATACCCAACCATGTTTACATACCGGGGGCGAGAAGTTATCCAGGACACACTGGTAGTCCTTTGGACGAGCCTGCGAAAACTTTGAAAGCAGGGGTACATGGTGTTCCTGGTGGAGAGAATATGCTAGCTTTGCCTTCTGGGAAAGTGCGTTATTTTACGGTGCGGGAGGCGGCAAGATTGCAGACTTTCCCCGATGATTATTATTTTCCCTGTACCTGGGGTGAGTCGATGCGTCAAATTGGTAATGCGGTTCCCGTTACCCTTGCTTATATTATTGCTGCCAGCATCCGCAACCATTTGCAGGAACTGACAGTTGGGAAAAAAGTTGTCAGTCGTTCGGGGAAAATTTGA
- a CDS encoding tyrosine-type recombinase/integrase: MSGIITLRSITYVSAITQSDSKQILEVLLTQKRSEHTRRAYSHDLRNFFSLIAPGRELTSDLAREFLGLSKTQAISVVVAYRNHLFEQGLAPATINRRISAIKSLVEMGQIFDICNYDLEVIKNEKVRPYRDTKGIEVPEVIKLFEAIDTSTLGGKRDYSIMRLLWSNALRRGEIPSLDVKHFKYARCQIEVSGKGRNGERELVTISQKTAAAISDWLQASNAADKPNEPIFISLDPVRFGNRLTGEAIRLIVVKYCKLAGIEKQMSPHRVRHSAITEALNQNNGNIRATQKLSRHSDPRTVIIYDDNRVDLQGALTRQLDDLI, encoded by the coding sequence ATGTCTGGTATCATCACCCTCCGCTCTATTACCTATGTCAGTGCAATTACACAGAGCGATAGTAAACAAATTCTCGAAGTGTTACTGACGCAAAAACGGTCGGAACACACCCGCAGGGCTTATTCCCATGACTTGCGGAATTTCTTTAGTCTCATTGCTCCCGGTCGTGAATTAACATCCGACCTCGCCCGCGAATTTTTAGGGCTATCAAAAACCCAGGCAATTTCGGTGGTGGTTGCCTACCGCAACCATCTTTTCGAGCAAGGTTTAGCGCCAGCGACAATTAACCGCAGAATCAGCGCGATTAAGTCTTTGGTGGAAATGGGGCAGATTTTTGACATCTGCAATTACGACCTGGAAGTGATTAAAAATGAGAAAGTTAGACCCTATCGGGATACTAAGGGGATAGAGGTTCCAGAGGTGATTAAGCTATTTGAGGCGATCGATACTTCGACTCTGGGGGGGAAGCGCGATTATTCCATCATGCGGCTGCTTTGGAGTAATGCCCTGCGGCGCGGGGAGATTCCCAGTTTAGATGTGAAGCATTTTAAATATGCCAGATGTCAAATCGAGGTTAGCGGTAAGGGACGCAATGGGGAACGGGAGTTGGTGACAATTTCTCAAAAAACGGCTGCTGCAATTTCTGATTGGTTGCAAGCATCTAATGCTGCTGATAAGCCTAATGAACCCATTTTTATTTCCCTCGATCCGGTACGGTTTGGGAATCGGTTAACTGGGGAAGCGATACGTTTAATTGTTGTTAAATATTGTAAGTTGGCGGGGATTGAAAAGCAGATGAGTCCCCACCGGGTAAGGCATAGTGCGATTACCGAAGCGTTGAACCAAAATAATGGTAATATTCGGGCTACTCAAAAGTTAAGCCGCCATTCTGACCCCAGGACTGTGATTATTTATGATGATAACCGTGTTGATTTGCAGGGTGCTTTGACTAGGCAGCTTGATGATTTGATTTAA
- a CDS encoding peptidoglycan-binding protein, with translation MNTHPNGVWIWNLLELENNYLDSLVKCQVKRVYLKVFDGKSRPMFWSHQCSPEIIKEFTSRGVEVYGWGYHYGTDNIVEQISAVKQALDCKLDGYILDLEKEVEDNTTHIYVDKLLFELRPLVKEGTLGYTSFGHPGLHPNVPWKILDKYCDIALPQIYFEKFTFKPTTSQEVKDCLDAHQRIGLQKPILPIWGSESDTQKPATKAELQDYLNNYPGSSIWRVPNAGERGEALNLKYSGFSAFELPTLTRYLRLGVEGEDVKALQRVLNAKGFNAGEVDGEFGSQTEAAVKNFQKATRIDVDGEVGLQTWTALGGKFDNKLPPDIRAKLADFAEQEAAKELVWKGANSEAEKYLKPFREPMRRLAHIGSEPVFYNWCAAFVAYCCREVGIEIPDIPSQGFDATMALVQSWKYWAKKNGYWYPKGSITPQPGDILVFDWQRNNSQLDHIGIVRGYDKSRSSEIQTSEGNHSDENISGNFTQNMANVAGFIRIG, from the coding sequence ATGAATACACATCCTAATGGTGTATGGATTTGGAATTTGTTAGAACTCGAAAATAACTACCTTGACAGCTTAGTTAAATGTCAGGTAAAGCGAGTCTACCTCAAAGTTTTTGATGGTAAAAGTAGACCAATGTTTTGGAGCCATCAATGTTCTCCAGAAATAATTAAGGAATTCACATCTCGCGGTGTCGAAGTTTACGGATGGGGATATCATTACGGAACTGATAATATCGTTGAACAGATATCAGCAGTAAAGCAAGCTCTTGATTGCAAATTGGATGGCTATATCCTTGATTTGGAAAAGGAAGTTGAAGACAACACCACTCACATTTATGTAGACAAACTTCTGTTTGAGCTTCGTCCTTTGGTTAAGGAAGGAACACTTGGATATACCAGTTTCGGTCATCCTGGACTTCACCCTAATGTTCCTTGGAAGATTTTGGATAAGTATTGCGATATAGCTTTACCGCAGATTTACTTTGAAAAATTCACTTTCAAGCCTACCACTTCACAAGAGGTTAAGGATTGCTTAGATGCACATCAACGCATAGGTTTGCAAAAACCAATTCTGCCAATTTGGGGTTCGGAAAGTGATACACAAAAGCCTGCTACAAAAGCAGAACTTCAAGATTATTTAAATAATTATCCAGGCTCATCAATTTGGCGTGTTCCTAATGCAGGTGAACGTGGCGAGGCGTTGAATTTAAAATATTCTGGCTTTTCTGCCTTTGAATTACCTACTCTTACCCGTTATCTTCGTCTAGGAGTTGAAGGAGAGGATGTCAAAGCACTGCAAAGAGTCCTGAATGCTAAAGGGTTTAATGCAGGAGAAGTAGATGGAGAGTTTGGTTCTCAAACTGAAGCTGCTGTGAAGAACTTCCAAAAAGCAACCAGAATTGATGTAGATGGGGAGGTTGGTTTACAGACTTGGACTGCTCTTGGTGGTAAATTTGATAACAAGCTGCCGCCAGACATTCGTGCTAAACTCGCTGACTTTGCTGAACAGGAAGCAGCTAAGGAATTGGTATGGAAGGGAGCAAATAGTGAAGCTGAGAAGTATCTCAAGCCTTTCCGCGAACCTATGCGTAGATTAGCTCATATTGGTTCAGAACCAGTCTTTTATAACTGGTGTGCTGCCTTTGTGGCTTATTGTTGTAGGGAAGTAGGAATTGAAATTCCAGATATTCCTAGTCAAGGATTCGATGCCACAATGGCTTTAGTTCAATCTTGGAAGTACTGGGCTAAAAAGAATGGGTATTGGTATCCAAAAGGAAGTATCACTCCTCAGCCTGGAGACATCCTTGTTTTTGATTGGCAAAGAAACAATTCACAACTAGATCACATAGGCATTGTTAGGGGATACGACAAATCTAGGAGTTCTGAGATTCAAACCTCTGAAGGTAATCACAGCGATGAGAATATTAGCGGTAACTTTACGCAAAACATGGCAAATGTCGCCGGATTTATCAGAATAGGTTGA